Proteins co-encoded in one Brassica oleracea var. oleracea cultivar TO1000 chromosome C4, BOL, whole genome shotgun sequence genomic window:
- the LOC106341942 gene encoding ABC transporter B family member 20 isoform X1 has product MMISRGLFGWSPPHMQPLTPVSEVSEPPESPSPYPDPSETGGTATAAQAEDDEELEEEPDEVEPPPAAVPFSQLFACADSFDWVLMILGSVAAAAHGSALIVYLHYFAKIVEVLAFSGERSEDQYDRLVELSLTIVYIAAGVFVSGWIEVSCWILTGERQTAVIRSKYVQVLLNQDMSFFDTYGNNGDIVSQVLSDVLLIQSALSEKVGNYIHNMATFISGLVIGFVNCWEIALITLATGPFIVAAGGISNIFLHRLAENIQDAYAEAAGIAEQAISYIRTLYAFTNETLAKYSYATSLQATLRFGIMISLVQGLGLGFTYGLAICSCALQLWIGRFFVTSGRANGGEIIAALFAVILSGLGLNQAATNFYSFDQGRIAAYRLFEMITPSSSVANQEGAVPASVQGNIEFRNVYFSYLSRPEIPILSGFYLTVPAKKAVALVGRNGSGKSSIIPLMERFYDPTLGEVLLDGENIKNLKLEWLRSQIGLVTQEPALLSLSIRENIAYGRDATLDKIEEAAKIAHAHTFISSLEKGYETQVGRAGLAMTEEQKIKLSIARAVLLNPTILLLDEVTEGLDFEAERIVQEALDLLMLGRSTIIIARRLSLIKNADYIAVMEEGQLVEMGTHDELINLGGLYAELLKCEEATKLPRRMPVRNYKESSVFQIERDSSAGCVQEPSSPKMIKSPSLQRGNGVFRPQDLCFYTEESPNDHNPAAAEKMGEHGLPLDDTDKEPTMKRQDSFEMRLPELPKIDVHCPQQKSNGSDPESPVSPLLTSDPKNERSHSQTFIRPPNSSDDTKANGKDAQHKESPSFWRLAQLSFPEWLYALLGSVGAAIFGSFSPLLAYVMALVVTEYYKSKGGHLREQVDKWCLILAGMGIVTVVANFLQHFYFGIMGEKTTERVRRMMFSAMLRNEVGWFDHEENSPDTLSMRLANDATFVRAAFSNRLSIFIQDSFAVIVALLIGLLLGWRLALVALATLPILSLSAIAQKLWLSGFSKGIQEMHRKASLVLEDAVRNIYTVVAFCAGNKVMELYRMQLQRILGQSFLHGMAIGFAFGFSQFLLFACNALLLWCTALSVKRGYMKLPTAITEYMVFSFATFALVEPFGLAPYILKRRKSLISVFEIIDRVPTIEPDDNSALKPPNVYGSIELKNIDFCYPSRPEVLVLSNFSLKVSGGQTLAVVGVSGSGKSTIISLVERYYDPVAGQVLLDGRDLKLYNLRWLRSHMGLVQQEPIIFSTTIRDNIIYARHNASEAEMKEAARIANAHHFISSLPHGYDTHVGMRGVELTPGQKQRIAIARVVLKNAPIILIDEASSSIESESSRVVQEALDTLIMGNKTTILIAHRAAMMRHVDNIVVLNGGRIVEEGTHDALAAKNGLYVRLMQPHFGKGLRQHRLI; this is encoded by the exons ATGATGATCTCTAGAGGTTTATTCGGATGGTCTCCGCCTCATATGCAACCACTAACCCCAGTCTCCGAGGTCTCCGAGCCTCCCGAGTCTCCCTCTCCCTATCCCGACCCAAGCGAGACCGGCGGAACTGCCACGGCGGCGCAGGCGGAGGACGACGAGGAGTTGGAGGAGGAGCCCGATGAGGTCGAGCCACCTCCCGCTGCTGTTCCTTTCTCTCAGCTCTTCGCTTGCGCCGATAGTTTCGATTGGGTGCTTATGATCCTCGGCTCGGTGGCTGCCGCTGCTCACGGCTCCGCGCTTATTGTGTACTTGCACTACTTCGCGAAGATCGTCGAGGTCCTTGCGTTCTCCGGTGAGAGATCTGAGGATCAGTATGATCGACTCGTCGAG CTTTCTTTGACTATTGTGTACATCGCTGCGGGTGTTTTCGTTTCTGGTTGGATTG AGGTGTCGTGCTGGATACTGACTGGAGAGAGGCAGACTGCTGTGATCAGGTCCAAGTATGTCCAAGTACTGTTGAATCAGGATATGAGTTTCTTTGATACGTATGGTAACAATGGGGATATTGTGAGCCAAGTGCTGAGCGACGTTTTGCTCATTCAGTCAGCTTTAAGCGAAAAA GTAGGGAATTATATTCATAACATGGCTACGTTTATCAGTGGACTTGTCATTGGATTTGTCAACTGCTGGGAAATTGCACTCATTACACTAGCCACTGGTCCTTTCATCGTTGCTGCAGGAGGTATATCGAATATATTTCTTCACAGACTTGCTGAGAACATACAAGATGCGTATGCTGAAGCTGCCGGCATTGCTGAACAG GCGATCTCGTACATTAGGACTTTATATGCCTTTACAAACGAAACTCTTGCAAAGTATTCTTATGCAACCTCCCTTCAAGCAACACTGAGATTCGGTATAATGATTAGTCTAGTGCAAGGCCTTGGACTTGGATTCACTTATGGGCTTGCTATATGCTCGTGTGCGCTGCAACTTTGGATTGGACGATTCTTTGTTACCAGTGGAAGAGCAAATGGTGGAGAAATTATAGCAGCTCTATTTGCCGTTATTCTAAGTGGCCT GGGTTTGAATCAAGCTGCTACGAACTTCTATTCGTTTGATCAAGGAAGGATTGCTGCTTATAGACTGTTTGAGATGATAACTCCGTCATCCTCTGTGGCTAATCAAGAGGGAGCTGTGCCGGCTTCTGTTCAAGGAAATATTGAGTTCCGGAATGTGTATTTCAGCTATTTGTCACGACCAGAAATTCCAATCTTGAGTGGATTTTACCTCACTGTTCCTGCTAAAAAAGCAGTTGCACTTGTTGGTAGAAATGGTTCTGGAAAAAGCAGCATCATTCCTCTAATGGAACGCTTTTATGATCCGACATTAG GAGAAGTTCTTCTTGATGGAGAAAATATTAAAAATCTAAAACTGGAGTGGCTGAGAAGCCAAATAGGCCTGGTTACACAGGAGCCTGCTCTGCTAAGCTTGAGCATAAGAGAGAATATTGCATATGGTCGTGATGCTACTCTTGATAAGATAGAGGAGGCAGCTAAAATTGCGCATGCACACACGTTTATCAGCTCACTTGAAAAAGGATATGAAACTCAG GTAGGGAGAGCCGGTTTAGCAATGACAGAGGAGCAGAAAATAAAACTTTCCATCGCTAGAGCTGTGCTTTTAAATCCAACAATTCTTCTGCTTGATGAAGTAACTGAAGGACTAGATTTCGAAGCTGAAAGAATTGTTCAAGAAGCTCTTGATCTTCTGATGTTGGGACGGTCAACCATAATAATAGCCCGACGGCTAAGTTTGATTAAAAATGCTGACTATATTGCCGTGATGGAGGAGGGTCAGCTAGTTGAAATGGGTACACACGATGAATTGATAAATCTTGGTGGGTTATATGCTGAGCTTCTGAAGTGTGAAGAAGCAACAAAGCTACCGCGAAG GATGCCAGTTAGGAACTACAAGGAGTCTTCAGTATTTCAGATTGAGAGGGACTCTTCAGCTGGCTGCGTCCAAGAGCCATCATCACCCAAAATGATCAAGTCTCCATCTCTTCAAAGAGGTAATGGCGTGTTCCGTCCCCAGGATCTGTGTTTTTACACTGAAGAATCACCTAATGATCATAACCCTGCTGCAGCTGAGAAAATGGGGGAACATGGCTTGCCTCTGGACGATACTGATAAAGAGCCAACAATGAAAAGGCAAGATAGTTTCGAGATGAGGTTACCAGAACTTCCTAAAATCGACGTCCACTGTCCACAGCAAAAATCAAACGGCTCAGATCCAGAGTCCCCTGTTTCACCCCTTTTGACTTCAGATCCCAAAAACGAGCGTTCCCATTCTCAGACGTTTATCCGTCCTCCTAATTCTTCTGATGACACTAAAGCAAATGGTAAGGATGCTCAACACAAGGAGTCACCTTCGTTTTGGAGGTTGGCACAGCTTAGTTTCCCAGAGTGGCTTTATGCTCTATTAGGGAGTGTGGGTGCTGCCATCTTTGGTTCCTTCAGTCCTCTTCTGGCTTATGTCATGGCGTTGGTAGTCACGGAATATTATAAGAGCAAAGGAGGCCACCTGCGCGAGCAGGTTGACAAATGGTGTTTGATCCTTGCCGGCATGGGGATAGTGACAGTTGTTGCCAATTTCTTGCAGCATTTCTACTTTGGTATAATGGGGGAGAAAACGACTGAGAGAGTTCGGAGGATGATGTTCTCAG CAATGCTGCGTAACGAAGTTGGATGGTTCGATCATGAAGAGAACAGTCCTGATACGTTATCCATGCGTTTAGCAAATGATGCTACTTTTGTCCGAGCTGCCTTCAGCAACAGGCTTTCGATATTCATTCAAGATAGTTTTGCGGTTATTGTTGCTCTTCTTATTGGATTGCTGCTTGGTTGGCGTTTGGCCCTTGTTGCATTAGCAACTCTGCCAATACTCTCTCTTTCTGCCATTGCTCAG AAACTGTGGCTTTCTGGATTCTCAAAAGGCATCCAGGAGATGCATAGAAAGGCATCATTAGTTCTCGAGGATGCTGTAAGAAATATCTACACTGTTGTTGCCTTCTGTGCTGGTAACAAGGTGATGGAACTCTACAGGATGCAACTCCAGAGGATACTCGGACAAAGCTTTTTACACGGGATGGCTATCGGTTTTGCGTTTGGTTTCTCACAGTTCCTTCTCTTCGCCTGCAACGCCCTCCTCCTATGGTGCACTGCGCTATCTGTTAAACGCGGGTACATGAAGTTACCCACAGCTATAACGGAATACATGGTCTTCTCTTTCGCTACATTTGCCCTTGTGGAGCCATTTGGATTAGCACCTTACATCCTCAAGCGACGCAAGTCTCTCATATCAGTATTTGAAATCATAGATCGAGTCCCGACGATTGAACCAGATGACAACTCTGCTCTCAAGCCGCCTAATGTCTACGGAAGCATTGAACTGAAAAACATCGACTTCTGCTACCCGTCTCGACCCGAAGTGTTGGTGTTGAGCAACTTCAGTCTCAAAGTCAGTGGGGGGCAAACTTTAGCTGTGGTTGGCGTCTCAGGTTCTGGTAAAAGCACAATAATCTCACTCGTGGAGAGATACTACGACCCAGTTGCTGGTCAAGTCCTACTAGACGGGCGTGACTTAAAGCTATATAACTTGAGATGGTTGAGAAGTCACATGGGTCTGGTTCAGCAAGAGCCCATAATCTTTTCCACAACCATCAGAGACAACATCATATACGCAAGGCATAACGCGAGCGAAGCTGAGATGAAGGAAGCAGCGAGGATAGCAAACGCTCACCATTTCATCAGCAGCTTACCTCACGGTTACGACACACATGTGGGGATGAGAGGTGTGGAACTTACCCCAGGACAGAAACAGCGAATAGCGATAGCACGTGTGGTGCTGAAGAACGCTCCCATCATCTTGATAGATGAAGCAAGCTCGTCTATCGAGTCTGAGTCAAGCCGGGTCGTCCAAGAAGCTCTTGACACGTTGATAATGGGGAATAAAACGACTATTCTGATAGCGCATAGAGCTGCTATGATGAGACATGTTGATAACATTGTGGTTCTCAATGGAGGGAGAATAGTGGAGGAAGGTACGCATGATGCGTTAGCAGCTAAGAATGGATTATACGTCCGTCTAATGCAACCACACTTCGGTAAAGGTCTACGCCAACATCGACTAATATAG
- the LOC106341942 gene encoding ABC transporter B family member 20 isoform X2, translating to MMISRGLFGWSPPHMQPLTPVSEVSEPPESPSPYPDPSETGGTATAAQAEDDEELEEEPDEVEPPPAAVPFSQLFACADSFDWVLMILGSVAAAAHGSALIVYLHYFAKIVEVLAFSGERSEDQYDRLVELSLTIVYIAAGVFVSGWIEVSCWILTGERQTAVIRSKYVQVLLNQDMSFFDTYGNNGDIVSQVLSDVLLIQSALSEKVGNYIHNMATFISGLVIGFVNCWEIALITLATGPFIVAAGGISNIFLHRLAENIQDAYAEAAGIAEQAISYIRTLYAFTNETLAKYSYATSLQATLRFGIMISLVQGLGLGFTYGLAICSCALQLWIGRFFVTSGRANGGEIIAALFAVILSGLGLNQAATNFYSFDQGRIAAYRLFEMITPSSSVANQEGAVPASVQGNIEFRNVYFSYLSRPEIPILSGFYLTVPAKKAVALVGRNGSGKSSIIPLMERFYDPTLGEVLLDGENIKNLKLEWLRSQIGLVTQEPALLSLSIRENIAYGRDATLDKIEEAAKIAHAHTFISSLEKGYETQVGRAGLAMTEEQKIKLSIARAVLLNPTILLLDEVTEGLDFEAERIVQEALDLLMLGRSTIIIARRLSLIKNADYIAVMEEGQLVEMGTHDELINLGGLYAELLKCEEATKLPRRMPVRNYKESSVFQIERDSSAGCVQEPSSPKMIKSPSLQRAEKMGEHGLPLDDTDKEPTMKRQDSFEMRLPELPKIDVHCPQQKSNGSDPESPVSPLLTSDPKNERSHSQTFIRPPNSSDDTKANGKDAQHKESPSFWRLAQLSFPEWLYALLGSVGAAIFGSFSPLLAYVMALVVTEYYKSKGGHLREQVDKWCLILAGMGIVTVVANFLQHFYFGIMGEKTTERVRRMMFSAMLRNEVGWFDHEENSPDTLSMRLANDATFVRAAFSNRLSIFIQDSFAVIVALLIGLLLGWRLALVALATLPILSLSAIAQKLWLSGFSKGIQEMHRKASLVLEDAVRNIYTVVAFCAGNKVMELYRMQLQRILGQSFLHGMAIGFAFGFSQFLLFACNALLLWCTALSVKRGYMKLPTAITEYMVFSFATFALVEPFGLAPYILKRRKSLISVFEIIDRVPTIEPDDNSALKPPNVYGSIELKNIDFCYPSRPEVLVLSNFSLKVSGGQTLAVVGVSGSGKSTIISLVERYYDPVAGQVLLDGRDLKLYNLRWLRSHMGLVQQEPIIFSTTIRDNIIYARHNASEAEMKEAARIANAHHFISSLPHGYDTHVGMRGVELTPGQKQRIAIARVVLKNAPIILIDEASSSIESESSRVVQEALDTLIMGNKTTILIAHRAAMMRHVDNIVVLNGGRIVEEGTHDALAAKNGLYVRLMQPHFGKGLRQHRLI from the exons ATGATGATCTCTAGAGGTTTATTCGGATGGTCTCCGCCTCATATGCAACCACTAACCCCAGTCTCCGAGGTCTCCGAGCCTCCCGAGTCTCCCTCTCCCTATCCCGACCCAAGCGAGACCGGCGGAACTGCCACGGCGGCGCAGGCGGAGGACGACGAGGAGTTGGAGGAGGAGCCCGATGAGGTCGAGCCACCTCCCGCTGCTGTTCCTTTCTCTCAGCTCTTCGCTTGCGCCGATAGTTTCGATTGGGTGCTTATGATCCTCGGCTCGGTGGCTGCCGCTGCTCACGGCTCCGCGCTTATTGTGTACTTGCACTACTTCGCGAAGATCGTCGAGGTCCTTGCGTTCTCCGGTGAGAGATCTGAGGATCAGTATGATCGACTCGTCGAG CTTTCTTTGACTATTGTGTACATCGCTGCGGGTGTTTTCGTTTCTGGTTGGATTG AGGTGTCGTGCTGGATACTGACTGGAGAGAGGCAGACTGCTGTGATCAGGTCCAAGTATGTCCAAGTACTGTTGAATCAGGATATGAGTTTCTTTGATACGTATGGTAACAATGGGGATATTGTGAGCCAAGTGCTGAGCGACGTTTTGCTCATTCAGTCAGCTTTAAGCGAAAAA GTAGGGAATTATATTCATAACATGGCTACGTTTATCAGTGGACTTGTCATTGGATTTGTCAACTGCTGGGAAATTGCACTCATTACACTAGCCACTGGTCCTTTCATCGTTGCTGCAGGAGGTATATCGAATATATTTCTTCACAGACTTGCTGAGAACATACAAGATGCGTATGCTGAAGCTGCCGGCATTGCTGAACAG GCGATCTCGTACATTAGGACTTTATATGCCTTTACAAACGAAACTCTTGCAAAGTATTCTTATGCAACCTCCCTTCAAGCAACACTGAGATTCGGTATAATGATTAGTCTAGTGCAAGGCCTTGGACTTGGATTCACTTATGGGCTTGCTATATGCTCGTGTGCGCTGCAACTTTGGATTGGACGATTCTTTGTTACCAGTGGAAGAGCAAATGGTGGAGAAATTATAGCAGCTCTATTTGCCGTTATTCTAAGTGGCCT GGGTTTGAATCAAGCTGCTACGAACTTCTATTCGTTTGATCAAGGAAGGATTGCTGCTTATAGACTGTTTGAGATGATAACTCCGTCATCCTCTGTGGCTAATCAAGAGGGAGCTGTGCCGGCTTCTGTTCAAGGAAATATTGAGTTCCGGAATGTGTATTTCAGCTATTTGTCACGACCAGAAATTCCAATCTTGAGTGGATTTTACCTCACTGTTCCTGCTAAAAAAGCAGTTGCACTTGTTGGTAGAAATGGTTCTGGAAAAAGCAGCATCATTCCTCTAATGGAACGCTTTTATGATCCGACATTAG GAGAAGTTCTTCTTGATGGAGAAAATATTAAAAATCTAAAACTGGAGTGGCTGAGAAGCCAAATAGGCCTGGTTACACAGGAGCCTGCTCTGCTAAGCTTGAGCATAAGAGAGAATATTGCATATGGTCGTGATGCTACTCTTGATAAGATAGAGGAGGCAGCTAAAATTGCGCATGCACACACGTTTATCAGCTCACTTGAAAAAGGATATGAAACTCAG GTAGGGAGAGCCGGTTTAGCAATGACAGAGGAGCAGAAAATAAAACTTTCCATCGCTAGAGCTGTGCTTTTAAATCCAACAATTCTTCTGCTTGATGAAGTAACTGAAGGACTAGATTTCGAAGCTGAAAGAATTGTTCAAGAAGCTCTTGATCTTCTGATGTTGGGACGGTCAACCATAATAATAGCCCGACGGCTAAGTTTGATTAAAAATGCTGACTATATTGCCGTGATGGAGGAGGGTCAGCTAGTTGAAATGGGTACACACGATGAATTGATAAATCTTGGTGGGTTATATGCTGAGCTTCTGAAGTGTGAAGAAGCAACAAAGCTACCGCGAAG GATGCCAGTTAGGAACTACAAGGAGTCTTCAGTATTTCAGATTGAGAGGGACTCTTCAGCTGGCTGCGTCCAAGAGCCATCATCACCCAAAATGATCAAGTCTCCATCTCTTCAAAGAG CTGAGAAAATGGGGGAACATGGCTTGCCTCTGGACGATACTGATAAAGAGCCAACAATGAAAAGGCAAGATAGTTTCGAGATGAGGTTACCAGAACTTCCTAAAATCGACGTCCACTGTCCACAGCAAAAATCAAACGGCTCAGATCCAGAGTCCCCTGTTTCACCCCTTTTGACTTCAGATCCCAAAAACGAGCGTTCCCATTCTCAGACGTTTATCCGTCCTCCTAATTCTTCTGATGACACTAAAGCAAATGGTAAGGATGCTCAACACAAGGAGTCACCTTCGTTTTGGAGGTTGGCACAGCTTAGTTTCCCAGAGTGGCTTTATGCTCTATTAGGGAGTGTGGGTGCTGCCATCTTTGGTTCCTTCAGTCCTCTTCTGGCTTATGTCATGGCGTTGGTAGTCACGGAATATTATAAGAGCAAAGGAGGCCACCTGCGCGAGCAGGTTGACAAATGGTGTTTGATCCTTGCCGGCATGGGGATAGTGACAGTTGTTGCCAATTTCTTGCAGCATTTCTACTTTGGTATAATGGGGGAGAAAACGACTGAGAGAGTTCGGAGGATGATGTTCTCAG CAATGCTGCGTAACGAAGTTGGATGGTTCGATCATGAAGAGAACAGTCCTGATACGTTATCCATGCGTTTAGCAAATGATGCTACTTTTGTCCGAGCTGCCTTCAGCAACAGGCTTTCGATATTCATTCAAGATAGTTTTGCGGTTATTGTTGCTCTTCTTATTGGATTGCTGCTTGGTTGGCGTTTGGCCCTTGTTGCATTAGCAACTCTGCCAATACTCTCTCTTTCTGCCATTGCTCAG AAACTGTGGCTTTCTGGATTCTCAAAAGGCATCCAGGAGATGCATAGAAAGGCATCATTAGTTCTCGAGGATGCTGTAAGAAATATCTACACTGTTGTTGCCTTCTGTGCTGGTAACAAGGTGATGGAACTCTACAGGATGCAACTCCAGAGGATACTCGGACAAAGCTTTTTACACGGGATGGCTATCGGTTTTGCGTTTGGTTTCTCACAGTTCCTTCTCTTCGCCTGCAACGCCCTCCTCCTATGGTGCACTGCGCTATCTGTTAAACGCGGGTACATGAAGTTACCCACAGCTATAACGGAATACATGGTCTTCTCTTTCGCTACATTTGCCCTTGTGGAGCCATTTGGATTAGCACCTTACATCCTCAAGCGACGCAAGTCTCTCATATCAGTATTTGAAATCATAGATCGAGTCCCGACGATTGAACCAGATGACAACTCTGCTCTCAAGCCGCCTAATGTCTACGGAAGCATTGAACTGAAAAACATCGACTTCTGCTACCCGTCTCGACCCGAAGTGTTGGTGTTGAGCAACTTCAGTCTCAAAGTCAGTGGGGGGCAAACTTTAGCTGTGGTTGGCGTCTCAGGTTCTGGTAAAAGCACAATAATCTCACTCGTGGAGAGATACTACGACCCAGTTGCTGGTCAAGTCCTACTAGACGGGCGTGACTTAAAGCTATATAACTTGAGATGGTTGAGAAGTCACATGGGTCTGGTTCAGCAAGAGCCCATAATCTTTTCCACAACCATCAGAGACAACATCATATACGCAAGGCATAACGCGAGCGAAGCTGAGATGAAGGAAGCAGCGAGGATAGCAAACGCTCACCATTTCATCAGCAGCTTACCTCACGGTTACGACACACATGTGGGGATGAGAGGTGTGGAACTTACCCCAGGACAGAAACAGCGAATAGCGATAGCACGTGTGGTGCTGAAGAACGCTCCCATCATCTTGATAGATGAAGCAAGCTCGTCTATCGAGTCTGAGTCAAGCCGGGTCGTCCAAGAAGCTCTTGACACGTTGATAATGGGGAATAAAACGACTATTCTGATAGCGCATAGAGCTGCTATGATGAGACATGTTGATAACATTGTGGTTCTCAATGGAGGGAGAATAGTGGAGGAAGGTACGCATGATGCGTTAGCAGCTAAGAATGGATTATACGTCCGTCTAATGCAACCACACTTCGGTAAAGGTCTACGCCAACATCGACTAATATAG